One window of Candidatus Regiella endosymbiont of Tuberolachnus salignus genomic DNA carries:
- the istB gene encoding IS21-like element helper ATPase IstB: MMEMENLLIRLKMDYLGDALESLCEEATKKALNYREFLQQALAQEWNGRHQKGLESRLKQARLPWIKTLEQFDFTFQPSIDRKIIRELAGLRFVEHHENVILLGPPGVGKTHLAIALAVKAATAGHRVLFMPLDRLCCTLMKAKQENRLERQLQQLCYARVLILDEIGYLPMNREEASLFFRLLSRRYEKASIILTSNKSFTDWGDVFGDHILATAILDRLLHHSTTLNIKGESYRLKNKRKAGMLPIKTTDIIQAPGIETQQEN, from the coding sequence CTGATGGAAATGGAAAACTTGTTGATACGGTTAAAAATGGATTACCTGGGCGATGCGTTGGAGAGTTTATGTGAAGAAGCCACCAAGAAAGCACTGAACTACCGTGAATTTCTCCAGCAGGCATTAGCCCAGGAATGGAACGGGCGTCACCAAAAAGGCTTGGAATCGCGGTTAAAACAAGCACGTTTGCCGTGGATAAAAACCTTGGAGCAATTTGACTTTACTTTCCAACCAAGTATAGACAGGAAAATTATCCGCGAGCTGGCGGGGCTGAGGTTTGTCGAACATCATGAAAACGTCATTTTGTTAGGCCCACCTGGGGTAGGGAAAACGCATTTGGCGATAGCGCTGGCTGTCAAGGCAGCTACAGCTGGGCATCGGGTATTGTTTATGCCTCTGGATAGACTCTGCTGTACCTTAATGAAGGCAAAGCAAGAAAACCGTCTGGAACGCCAACTTCAGCAACTGTGCTATGCCAGGGTATTAATACTGGATGAAATCGGGTATTTACCGATGAATCGCGAAGAAGCTAGCCTATTTTTCAGGTTATTGAGCCGTCGTTATGAAAAGGCGAGCATCATTCTCACATCAAATAAAAGTTTTACTGATTGGGGGGACGTATTCGGTGATCACATTTTAGCAACTGCGATTTTAGACAGGCTTTTACATCATTCAACCACATTGAATATTAAAGGAGAAAGCTATCGACTCAAAAATAAACGCAAAGCAGGCATGTTGCCTATAAAAACGACTGATATTATCCAGGCGCCTGGAATAGAAACCCAACAGGAAAATTAG
- a CDS encoding IS3 family transposase translates to MTQREEVWTTDITYVWTYEGWMYLAVVMDLYSRQIIGWAMAAHMKTALCVQALQMAYWRRKPPKGLLHHSDRGSQYTRHQYRAHLQVMGVQASMSGKGQGWDNAPTERFFRSLKYEYLNYEILKTRNDAKLGGLDYLAYYNSRRPHSLLAYFSPMEFERIPVINLS, encoded by the coding sequence ATTACTCAGAGAGAGGAGGTATGGACAACGGATATCACCTATGTTTGGACTTATGAAGGCTGGATGTATTTAGCGGTGGTGATGGACTTATACTCGCGCCAAATAATCGGTTGGGCAATGGCAGCCCACATGAAGACAGCACTGTGTGTACAAGCTCTCCAGATGGCTTACTGGCGCAGAAAACCTCCAAAAGGGTTGCTCCATCACTCAGATAGAGGCAGCCAATATACCCGCCATCAGTATCGTGCCCATTTGCAAGTGATGGGTGTGCAAGCCAGTATGAGTGGTAAAGGGCAAGGTTGGGATAACGCACCAACAGAACGTTTTTTTCGGAGCTTGAAATATGAATACTTGAATTATGAAATACTTAAAACCCGTAATGATGCCAAGTTAGGGGGGCTGGATTATTTAGCCTATTACAATAGTAGAAGACCACATAGTCTACTCGCTTATTTTTCACCCATGGAATTTGAGCGTATACCTGTAATCAATTTGTCTTAA
- a CDS encoding IS110 family transposase, which produces MMFHIGIDVSKLKLDICLLSEGVKGKQKHKSLANNCQSVTQLCQWLQKQAVTHEQVRIIMEATGIYHESLLYTLHQAGFHVSLANPQRVKNFAKGMGVLTKNDQVDVLDDIFCLFYSMARSRLPIF; this is translated from the coding sequence ATGATGTTTCATATCGGTATCGATGTCAGTAAATTAAAATTAGATATCTGCCTATTATCTGAAGGAGTTAAAGGAAAACAAAAACATAAATCTTTAGCCAATAATTGCCAATCAGTCACACAACTCTGCCAGTGGCTACAAAAGCAAGCGGTCACTCATGAGCAAGTCAGAATAATCATGGAAGCCACGGGTATTTATCATGAATCCTTGCTTTATACGCTTCATCAGGCAGGGTTCCACGTTTCACTGGCAAACCCTCAGCGGGTGAAAAATTTTGCCAAAGGTATGGGGGTACTGACCAAAAATGATCAGGTCGATGTTCTTGATGACATTTTCTGTCTCTTCTATAGTATGGCTAGATCACGTCTCCCTATTTTTTGA
- a CDS encoding M15 family metallopeptidase translates to MIMVSSCIASDIGIFSFTPEECTDMQTHNVITPKNPVACDRLRRVRFEHIDFEGKTTTGNIVVLDAVANQVEKLFSKLFELRFPIKKAVVMESYEGNDKVSMSENNTSAFNGRPITNGDGWSKHAYGVAIDLNPLQNPYISFDDEGNAQILPPASAKFFVNRNDVRPNKEKRAGLVEDVVEIFAQHGFMIWGGNWNYPIDYQHFEIGSQKFIDNLLSQTPDAAREAFDLYAQHYRDCIAQSREIDPVRKHVICVEKVQKEAG, encoded by the coding sequence ATGATAATGGTATCGTCCTGTATTGCTTCAGATATTGGAATTTTTTCCTTTACACCAGAAGAATGTACTGACATGCAAACGCATAACGTCATTACACCTAAAAACCCTGTTGCCTGTGATCGTTTACGTCGGGTAAGATTTGAGCACATTGATTTTGAAGGTAAGACAACAACAGGCAATATTGTTGTGCTCGATGCAGTGGCAAATCAGGTTGAAAAACTTTTTTCTAAGCTATTTGAGCTACGTTTTCCCATTAAAAAAGCCGTTGTTATGGAAAGTTATGAAGGTAATGATAAAGTTTCAATGAGCGAAAATAATACCTCTGCTTTCAATGGTCGTCCCATCACCAATGGTGATGGCTGGTCAAAACATGCTTATGGTGTTGCCATTGATCTTAATCCTCTGCAAAACCCGTACATTTCGTTTGATGATGAGGGTAACGCTCAGATATTACCGCCAGCCAGTGCCAAGTTTTTTGTTAATCGCAACGATGTACGTCCAAACAAGGAGAAACGTGCTGGATTAGTTGAAGACGTGGTTGAAATTTTTGCACAGCATGGTTTCATGATTTGGGGAGGTAATTGGAATTATCCTATTGATTATCAGCATTTTGAGATTGGCAGTCAAAAATTTATTGATAATTTACTTAGCCAAACGCCTGATGCTGCCCGTGAAGCTTTCGACCTTTATGCACAGCATTATCGCGATTGTATAGCACAAAGCAGAGAAATTGATCCCGTTAGAAAACATGTGATTTGTGTAGAAAAAGTGCAAAAAGAAGCCGGGTAA
- the ltrA gene encoding group II intron reverse transcriptase/maturase gives MTVLSNDGTTWLTKLERIGERSACDKQLVFNNLRHLLNNTLLSGQFHRLDGNKAVGIDRVTKAAYGENLEENMIRLVKQIRKGTYQPKPARITEIPKEDGSKRPLAISCVEDKLVQLAVSDILSRIYEPLFLPCSYGFRPELNCHDALKALQQQTFRNWKGAIVGIDIQKYFNTIPHTELMELLRRKISDRRFLRLIEVLITAPVMEGKQLSSNVQGCPQGSILSPILANIYLHHVIDKWFDEINRSSLRGRVEMVRYADDMIFTFQIQREAERFYRVLPKRLNKYGLALHDDKSQLLPAGHIAALKASQSGERLLTFNFLGFTCYWGKTRKGYWRLKFTSRKDRFAAKLKGLRDFLWKNLNSDKRQTLNTVISVVRGWVNYHGISDNQRPVGQFIHQSRRIIFRWFNRKGGRRRLTWEKLALILKMLGYPAKWKTRSMFQPR, from the coding sequence ATGACCGTACTCAGCAACGACGGAACAACATGGTTAACAAAACTTGAGCGCATAGGTGAGAGATCAGCATGTGACAAACAGCTCGTGTTCAACAACTTAAGACATCTGCTAAACAACACTCTGTTGAGTGGACAATTCCATCGGCTGGACGGGAATAAAGCCGTAGGTATTGATCGCGTGACAAAGGCGGCCTATGGGGAAAACCTCGAGGAGAACATGATTCGTCTCGTCAAGCAGATACGCAAGGGGACATACCAACCCAAGCCAGCCAGAATAACGGAGATCCCAAAAGAAGACGGTAGTAAACGGCCATTAGCTATTTCGTGCGTGGAAGATAAGTTGGTACAGCTTGCTGTCAGCGATATTCTGAGTAGAATATACGAACCGCTATTTCTGCCCTGTTCTTACGGTTTTCGCCCGGAATTAAACTGTCACGATGCATTAAAGGCGTTGCAACAACAAACCTTCCGAAACTGGAAAGGAGCTATTGTAGGGATTGATATCCAAAAATATTTCAATACAATTCCGCATACGGAATTGATGGAATTACTGCGGAGAAAGATATCAGATCGACGCTTCCTGAGATTGATCGAGGTGTTGATAACTGCGCCAGTCATGGAAGGTAAACAATTATCCAGTAACGTGCAAGGCTGTCCGCAAGGGTCAATTCTGTCGCCCATTCTTGCCAATATCTACCTACACCATGTGATTGATAAATGGTTTGATGAAATTAACCGTTCATCTCTTCGTGGACGTGTGGAGATGGTGCGATATGCTGACGACATGATATTTACCTTTCAGATTCAAAGAGAAGCGGAACGCTTCTACAGAGTCTTGCCGAAACGATTGAATAAATATGGTTTGGCACTGCATGATGATAAATCGCAACTATTACCTGCGGGGCATATTGCAGCGCTAAAAGCCAGCCAGTCCGGAGAACGTCTACTGACGTTCAACTTTCTGGGGTTTACCTGCTATTGGGGGAAAACGCGAAAGGGATACTGGCGGCTGAAATTTACTAGTCGAAAAGATCGCTTTGCGGCCAAACTCAAAGGGTTAAGAGACTTCCTTTGGAAGAATCTAAATTCAGATAAAAGGCAAACCCTAAATACCGTCATTAGCGTTGTCAGGGGCTGGGTAAATTACCATGGCATTTCGGACAACCAAAGACCGGTTGGCCAGTTTATACACCAGAGTCGCCGTATCATCTTCAGGTGGTTTAACCGTAAAGGTGGGCGACGTCGCCTGACATGGGAAAAGCTCGCTCTGATCCTGAAAATGCTGGGTTATCCAGCAAAATGGAAAACCCGATCAATGTTTCAACCTCGCTGA
- a CDS encoding DUF1120 domain-containing protein, whose protein sequence is MLLKKKGVWLASVLVLNSWVGGALAAEQDSATLTVRAKIIPGACKIELFGVENGNILDFQGIKSSELIRGDKVLPAKNISVSIKCDADTKISLSTTDDKKGEAEAQNDRFYLRNTLGDTILGFYKIKIKNDSVIVESSYHNGKMPIFYSTERAADNIWHEATSSLFFSPQGSVMFNEISIAKKNDSINVPVALKTLMIGLEVEPTLNKITGSAIAQNIEVEGKNTFTIKYL, encoded by the coding sequence ATGTTGTTAAAGAAAAAAGGGGTGTGGTTGGCCTCGGTATTAGTATTAAATAGTTGGGTTGGGGGTGCGTTGGCCGCAGAGCAAGATTCAGCGACATTGACGGTAAGAGCAAAAATTATACCTGGAGCCTGCAAAATAGAATTGTTCGGAGTAGAAAATGGAAATATATTAGATTTCCAAGGTATTAAATCTTCAGAATTAATCAGAGGAGATAAAGTATTGCCTGCTAAAAATATAAGTGTAAGTATAAAATGTGATGCTGATACTAAAATTTCTCTATCAACGACTGATGATAAAAAAGGTGAAGCTGAAGCACAAAATGATAGATTTTATTTAAGAAATACATTGGGTGATACTATACTGGGTTTTTATAAAATAAAGATAAAAAATGATAGTGTTATTGTAGAAAGTTCTTATCATAACGGAAAAATGCCTATTTTCTATTCTACAGAAAGAGCTGCCGATAACATTTGGCATGAAGCAACAAGCTCACTATTTTTCTCTCCTCAAGGTAGCGTAATGTTTAATGAAATATCTATCGCTAAAAAAAATGATTCTATTAATGTTCCCGTGGCTTTAAAAACATTAATGATTGGATTAGAAGTTGAACCAACACTAAATAAAATAACCGGTTCTGCAATTGCACAGAATATTGAAGTAGAAGGTAAAAACACCTTTACTATTAAATATCTATAA
- a CDS encoding fimbria/pilus chaperone family protein, with protein sequence MFYLRTLFSAGIIAAALFSSMALYAAGMEPETSVVLLNMAEGGGSINVKNSDPQASLLHVTLYDLPDDKSGPQVIVTQPVARVEGGQQHRVRFVVSSAEPIKVEHFKRVIFEGIQQRHPGSQNIAFTVRQDLPVIIHPAGLPEVKDPWTGLKWTLKGKELTVTNPSPYIVRLSQQLQLLPSKTAATLAKTYILPGQTLSAKVAPTASLAGNTQIKLMPASRYGFQVDDYLAPLVNL encoded by the coding sequence ATGTTTTATTTACGCACATTATTTAGCGCCGGCATTATTGCCGCCGCTCTTTTTAGCTCGATGGCACTTTATGCTGCGGGTATGGAACCAGAAACTTCAGTGGTGCTGCTTAACATGGCCGAGGGCGGTGGCAGTATTAATGTGAAAAACAGCGATCCGCAGGCATCTTTGTTGCATGTCACGCTATATGATCTACCTGATGATAAGAGCGGCCCGCAGGTGATCGTGACGCAACCGGTTGCCCGGGTTGAGGGCGGGCAGCAGCATCGGGTTCGCTTTGTGGTCAGTAGTGCCGAGCCAATTAAAGTTGAACATTTTAAACGCGTTATCTTTGAAGGGATCCAACAGCGCCATCCCGGATCACAAAATATTGCCTTTACCGTACGGCAAGATCTGCCGGTGATCATTCATCCGGCTGGACTGCCAGAGGTTAAAGATCCTTGGACAGGTTTGAAGTGGACGCTGAAGGGGAAAGAGCTGACCGTCACTAACCCGAGCCCTTACATCGTCCGTTTATCACAGCAATTGCAATTATTACCCAGTAAAACCGCCGCCACGCTAGCCAAAACCTATATTTTGCCGGGGCAAACCCTGAGCGCTAAAGTAGCACCGACCGCGTCTCTAGCTGGCAATACGCAAATTAAGCTGATGCCGGCGTCGCGTTATGGTTTTCAGGTTGATGATTATCTGGCGCCCTTAGTCAATCTTTAA
- a CDS encoding fimbrial biogenesis usher protein, with translation MRWVASGLLLACQGIMASEFDLDVLKARGISPEVAAYFSEAPRFSPGTIPVSVSINGNDKGTINAQFSTEGQLCMDAHFLQQAGLKIPSDLASASLDSSAKGDQTPLPCDDYATYYPGTTVSLFPNETRVLVVVPSDALAPVSTAPTGYLRGGMAGLLNYDMFSSLSKNQWDTSRHSYASLENGFNAGDWLVRSRQIINQSERETQFTALQTYAQRTFPSVGLQLQAGQINVRNSLFAIPSLSGMQIEPDRALNPVSGSGVTVTGIAQTAQARVEIKQNHQLIYSTLVPAGRFTLPDVPTISANTDLQVTVNETNGEQHHFVVSASEQNAAQLSQPEGLSFALGKVSQGMAGQTPPWVGSFSQGWRIHSQLNLSGGVLLAQGYQSLAARGEFTPRNNWLLKSSWWLSHDQQHSVQGQNLELSSTYRPLKNLAMTLHAGHKSAGYRHLSDSMYQNHQHELSAHTFGAYANWSLPYLGGFSLGYTGFVSQQTTQSINIGWRKTMGKVNIRADWQRSLGRSNTKNGADQLFVNFSLPWGEQHIDNYYRRSGTRAILGSGINTHGQIMPALHYSLAANHEFTEKHTAIRGSLNSNLHYTKINFSASVDTNRSQNYNVSTQGGVAAHAAGITFSPEPIQESFAIVKLDQKVAGIAIDTGQGRVWTDFWGQAVVPSLPAYQSSHVELNTETLPKNADVSNGLQSVKVGRGAVTQLNYQLLKERRALLNVTLPDGSPLPKDSLIVDSDQQYITSSVDNGVVFINNIPASGTLFVAAENGHEACRLMYPLNEQPDLENYYETLAATCVFEKA, from the coding sequence ATGCGGTGGGTTGCGAGTGGTCTGCTGCTGGCTTGTCAAGGAATCATGGCGAGTGAATTTGATCTCGATGTACTGAAAGCACGCGGTATTAGCCCAGAGGTGGCGGCTTATTTTTCTGAAGCCCCGCGTTTTTCACCTGGCACCATACCGGTATCGGTCTCTATTAATGGTAACGACAAAGGCACCATCAACGCTCAATTTTCTACTGAAGGTCAATTGTGTATGGATGCTCATTTTTTGCAGCAGGCGGGCTTGAAGATCCCGAGCGATTTAGCCTCTGCCTCGCTTGATTCATCGGCTAAGGGTGATCAAACTCCACTCCCTTGCGATGATTACGCGACTTACTACCCAGGCACTACTGTTAGCCTGTTTCCCAATGAAACGCGTGTTTTAGTGGTGGTTCCGAGTGATGCACTCGCGCCAGTCTCTACGGCGCCGACCGGCTATTTACGCGGCGGTATGGCAGGTTTGTTGAACTACGATATGTTTAGCAGTTTGTCGAAAAACCAGTGGGATACTTCTCGTCACAGCTACGCGTCATTGGAAAACGGGTTTAATGCCGGCGATTGGCTGGTACGCAGTCGGCAAATTATTAATCAATCCGAAAGGGAGACGCAATTCACCGCACTACAGACTTACGCGCAGCGTACCTTTCCCAGTGTTGGTCTGCAATTACAAGCCGGTCAAATTAATGTGAGGAACTCGCTGTTTGCTATTCCTTCATTATCCGGCATGCAAATAGAGCCGGATCGCGCGCTAAATCCGGTATCAGGATCTGGTGTGACGGTGACGGGTATCGCTCAAACCGCCCAGGCGCGTGTTGAAATTAAACAGAACCACCAGCTGATTTATTCCACTTTGGTTCCCGCGGGGCGTTTTACGCTTCCTGATGTACCGACGATCAGTGCTAATACGGATCTCCAGGTCACCGTGAATGAAACTAACGGTGAACAGCATCATTTTGTGGTGAGCGCGAGTGAACAGAATGCGGCTCAGCTTAGTCAACCCGAAGGGTTATCTTTTGCATTGGGCAAAGTTAGCCAGGGTATGGCGGGGCAGACGCCACCTTGGGTAGGGAGTTTTTCTCAAGGATGGCGGATCCATTCACAGCTTAATCTGAGCGGTGGCGTGCTGCTCGCTCAAGGCTATCAGTCTTTGGCGGCGAGAGGGGAGTTTACTCCGCGCAATAATTGGCTATTAAAAAGTAGCTGGTGGTTAAGTCATGATCAACAGCATTCAGTGCAAGGGCAAAACTTAGAGCTGTCTAGCACCTATCGTCCGTTAAAAAATTTGGCAATGACACTGCATGCGGGTCATAAAAGCGCCGGATATCGTCATCTGAGCGATTCTATGTATCAAAATCATCAACATGAATTGAGCGCGCATACTTTTGGTGCTTATGCTAATTGGTCACTGCCTTACCTAGGTGGATTTTCGCTCGGTTATACAGGTTTTGTCAGCCAGCAGACGACGCAAAGTATCAATATTGGCTGGCGAAAAACGATGGGTAAAGTGAATATTCGTGCCGATTGGCAGCGTAGCCTCGGTCGATCTAATACAAAAAATGGCGCTGATCAGCTTTTTGTTAATTTCAGCCTGCCATGGGGTGAGCAACATATCGACAACTATTACCGTCGTAGTGGCACCAGAGCCATCCTGGGTAGCGGCATTAATACTCACGGCCAAATTATGCCGGCATTGCATTATTCACTCGCCGCTAACCATGAATTTACTGAAAAACATACTGCGATCAGGGGAAGTCTTAATAGCAATCTGCATTATACAAAAATTAACTTTAGTGCCAGTGTTGATACTAATCGAAGCCAAAATTATAACGTTAGCACGCAGGGAGGGGTGGCCGCCCATGCCGCTGGGATCACCTTTTCACCGGAGCCGATACAGGAAAGCTTTGCGATTGTTAAATTAGATCAAAAGGTAGCAGGAATAGCCATTGATACCGGGCAAGGGCGTGTGTGGACCGATTTTTGGGGGCAAGCGGTGGTGCCTTCGTTACCTGCCTATCAATCATCACATGTTGAATTAAATACGGAAACTTTGCCGAAAAATGCGGATGTGAGCAACGGTTTACAATCGGTTAAGGTTGGACGTGGCGCGGTGACTCAACTCAATTATCAACTGCTGAAAGAGCGTCGGGCGTTGCTGAATGTCACCTTGCCCGATGGCAGTCCTTTACCCAAAGACAGTTTAATTGTTGACAGTGATCAGCAATACATTACCTCTTCTGTAGACAACGGCGTGGTTTTTATCAACAACATCCCTGCCAGTGGCACCTTATTCGTCGCGGCTGAAAACGGCCATGAAGCCTGCCGTCTGATGTATCCACTCAATGAACAACCCGATTTGGAGAACTATTATGAAACCCTTGCCGCCACTTGTGTTTTTGAAAAAGCGTAG
- the tyrS gene encoding tyrosine--tRNA ligase: MNNIDLIKELEERGLVAQITDKEALTKRLTQGSLSLYCGFDPTADSLHLGHLVPLLCLKRFQLAGHTPVALVGGATGLIGDPSFKATERKLNTVETVDQWVAKIRQQVSPFLDFDCDKNRAIIVNNYDWFAQMNVLTFLRDIGKHFSINQMINKEAVKQRLERHESGLSFTEFSYNLLQGYDFASLNKNHEVELQIGGSDQWGNITSGIDLTRRLHQQQVYGLTVPLITKADGTKFGKTEAGAIWLDAKKTSPYKFYQFWINTADADVYRFLKLFTFMALEDIKALQEEDQLSGKPPRAQAVLAEKMTEMVHGKEALTTVQRITQSLFSSHFSEMTEADFAQLAQDGMPTTDLPPNTDLQQALVNAGLAPSRGQARKLISENAVKVNGKKQGDTQYLFTDADRLFGKYTLLCRGKKHYSLVSWLPKLSSLVSSS; encoded by the coding sequence ATGAATAACATCGACCTGATAAAAGAATTAGAAGAACGTGGCCTGGTCGCTCAGATTACAGATAAAGAGGCGTTAACAAAGAGGCTAACTCAAGGCTCTCTCTCGCTGTACTGTGGTTTTGATCCTACTGCTGATAGCTTGCATTTGGGGCATTTGGTGCCGTTGCTGTGTTTAAAACGTTTTCAACTTGCAGGCCATACCCCCGTTGCCTTGGTGGGGGGAGCCACGGGACTTATCGGCGATCCCAGTTTTAAAGCTACGGAACGGAAATTAAATACGGTAGAGACAGTGGATCAATGGGTAGCAAAAATTCGCCAACAAGTCTCTCCCTTTCTTGATTTTGACTGTGATAAAAATCGCGCGATCATCGTCAATAATTATGATTGGTTTGCCCAGATGAATGTGCTGACTTTTTTGCGCGATATCGGCAAACATTTCTCTATTAATCAGATGATAAATAAAGAGGCGGTTAAACAACGTTTAGAGCGTCATGAGAGTGGTCTTTCTTTTACCGAATTTTCTTATAATTTATTACAAGGCTATGATTTTGCTAGCTTGAATAAAAATCATGAAGTAGAGCTACAAATTGGTGGATCCGATCAATGGGGCAATATCACCTCGGGTATTGATCTCACCCGGCGTTTACATCAACAGCAGGTATATGGTTTAACGGTACCGCTGATAACGAAAGCCGATGGCACTAAATTCGGTAAAACCGAAGCAGGAGCCATTTGGTTGGATGCCAAAAAAACCAGCCCGTATAAATTTTATCAATTTTGGATCAATACGGCTGATGCCGATGTTTATCGTTTTTTAAAATTATTCACCTTTATGGCGTTGGAAGATATCAAGGCATTGCAAGAAGAAGATCAACTCAGTGGCAAGCCACCAAGAGCACAGGCGGTGCTAGCAGAGAAGATGACCGAGATGGTACATGGCAAAGAAGCATTGACAACAGTGCAGCGTATCACTCAGAGTCTCTTTTCTAGTCATTTTTCTGAAATGACTGAAGCCGATTTTGCTCAGTTAGCACAAGACGGCATGCCTACTACTGATTTACCCCCTAATACTGATTTACAACAAGCCTTAGTCAATGCAGGGTTGGCTCCTTCACGTGGGCAAGCCCGTAAATTGATCAGTGAGAATGCGGTGAAAGTGAATGGTAAAAAGCAAGGTGATACGCAA